TCCTGAGGAGATTCACCATTGAGACTATCAATCACCCAGTAGATATCCACCAATGCACCAACATAGATTCCAGCAGCAAGGTCAACAGATCGAATACTTAAAGGGACTGCGCTGCTGGCCATAGTTTTAGCGGTGGAGCTCACTGAATTAACACTCATCACTTCCCCAGCAACAATGTTCTTAATGACAACTTGTCCTAGAGGGTCTAGATCTTTAGGTAGATAAATCATTGAACTCGCAGCTAAATCCATGTCCACTAAAGAGAGATCTCCAGTTGAGATTTGATGTCCACTCTGCAAATCAATAGTTGCAACCCAATACTGTGTCGTTGATTGGGAAAAGGTGGCTAAAAAGAATGCTGAAATAAAGGAGGCGGCAATAAGGGAAATTGCCAGTGGCATTCTGGATCGACTACTTGACGGTGGTTTTCTCATGAGTGCAC
This DNA window, taken from Candidatus Planktophila vernalis, encodes the following:
- a CDS encoding SAF domain-containing protein, which codes for MRKPPSSSRSRMPLAISLIAASFISAFFLATFSQSTTQYWVATIDLQSGHQISTGDLSLVDMDLAASSMIYLPKDLDPLGQVVIKNIVAGEVMSVNSVSSTAKTMASSAVPLSIRSVDLAAGIYVGALVDIYWVIDSLNGESPQEPILILGSVPIISADVKNKNFGTDAAITVSVEQTQVLRLLSATTMGRLVVISSNV